In Rissa tridactyla isolate bRisTri1 chromosome 23, bRisTri1.patW.cur.20221130, whole genome shotgun sequence, the following are encoded in one genomic region:
- the LOC128901184 gene encoding LOW QUALITY PROTEIN: NADH dehydrogenase [ubiquinone] iron-sulfur protein 2, mitochondrial-like (The sequence of the model RefSeq protein was modified relative to this genomic sequence to represent the inferred CDS: deleted 2 bases in 1 codon), whose product MAPGSSPPAAALWAGRRTRAAKGKMAALRALGRLRAPSGLRAAAARLGPAPARSAQQWQPDVEWAQQFAGAVMYPSKETEKWVPPPWNDKDPLAHKKVSSLTINFGPQHPAAHGVLRLVMELSGETVKKCDPHVGLLHRGTEKLIEYKTYLQALPYFDRLDYVSMMCNEQAYSLAVEKLLNIRPPLRAQWIRVLFAEITRLLNHIMAVTTHALDIGAMTPFFWMFEEREKMFEFYERVSGARMHAAYIRPGGVHQDLPLGLMDDIYEFVKNFSLRIDEVEEMLTNNRIWKNRTVDIGVITAEEALNYGFSGVMLRGSGIHWDLRKTQPYDVYDQVEFDVPIGSRGDCYDRYLCRVEEMRQSLRIILQCLNKMPEGEIKVDDAKISPPKRAEMKTSMESLIHHFKLYTEGYQVPPGATYTAIEAPKGEFGVYLVSDGSSRPYRCKIKAPGFAHLAGLDRMAQGHMLADVVAIIGTQDNRLRGSGSVMRRAPLRPSPAACAAAGAGSRPPDPPPRAPSSSESNKAKSGSCLSSASSFPFPRPQPPPGSFSPPKPRGGGVLLQFPPTPPS is encoded by the exons ATGGCGCCCGGCTCCTCCCCCCCGGCG GCGGCGCTGTGGGCGGGGCGGCGCACGCGCGCTGCCAAGGGCAAGATGGCGGCGCTGCGGGCGCTGGGGCGGCTGCGGGCACCTtcggggctgcgggcggcggcggcgcggctgggCCCTGCCCCGGCCCG GTCGGCTCAGCAATGGCAGCCCGATGTGGAATGGGCCCAGCAGTTCGCCGGCGCCGTCATGTATCCGAGCAAGGAGACGGAGAAGTGGGTGCCGCCGCCCTGGAACG ACAAGGACCCTCTGGCTCACAAGAAGGTCTCCAGCTTGACCATAAACTTTGGGCCCCAGCACCCGGCTGCCCACGGGGTGTTGCGGCTGGTGATGGAGCTGAGCGGGGAGACGGTGAAGAAGTGCGACCCCCACGTCGGCCTCCTGCACCGCGGCACCGAGAAGCTCATTGAGTACAAGACCTACCTGCAG gcgCTGCCCTACTTCGACCGTCTCGACTACGTCTCCATGATGTGCAACGAGCAGGCGTATTCCCTGGCCGTGGAGAAGCTCCTCAACATCCGCCCGCCTCTGCGAGCGCAGTGGATCCGAG TCCTTTTCGCGGAGATAACCCGGCTGCTCAACCACATCATGGCCGTGACCACTCACGCGCTGGACATCGGGGCCATGACCCCCTTCTTCTGGATGtttgaggagagggagaag ATGTTCGAGTTCTACGAGCGGGTCTCGGGGGCGCGGATGCACGCCGCCTACATCCGTCCCGGTGGGGTGCACCAG GACCTGCCCCTGGGGCTGATGGACGACATCTACGAGTTCgtgaagaatttttccttgcGGATAGACGAGGTGGAGGAG ATGCTCACGAACAACCGCATCTGGAAGAACCGCACGGTCGACATCGGGGTGATCACGGCGGAGGAGGCTCTCAACTACGGCTTCAG CGGGGTGATGCTCCGGGGCTCGGGGATCCACTGGGATCTGCGCAAGACCCAGCCCTACGACGTCTACGACCAGGTGGAGTTCGACGTCCCCATCGGCTCCCGGGGCGACTGCTACGACAG GTACCTGTGCCGCGTGGAAGAGATGCGGCAGTCGCTGCGTATCATCCTCCAGTGCCTCAACAAGATGCCTGAGGGGGAGATCAAAGTGGACGATGCCAAAATCTCCCCTCCGAAGCGGGCGGAGATGAAG ACCTCCATGGAGTCCCTGATCCATCACTTCAAGCTCTACACGGAGGGCTACCAGGTGCCCCCCGGAGCCACCTACACGGCCATCGAGGCCCCCAAG GGCGAATTCGGGGTTTACCTCGTCTCGGACGGCAGCAGCCGGCCCTACCGCTGCAAGATCAAGGCTCCTGGATTCGCCCACCTG GCCGGGCTGGATCGCATGGCGCAGGGCCACATGCTGGCCGACGTGGTGGCCATCATCG gcacgCAGGACAATCGTCTTCGGGGAAGTGGATCGGTGATGCGTCGGGCCCCGCTGCGCCCGTCTCCCGCTGCGTGTGCAGCTGCGGGCGCTGGGAGccgcccccccgaccccccccctcGCGCCCCTTCCTCATCTGAGTCAAATAAAGCCAAAAGCGGCTCCTGCCTGTCCAGCGcctct AGCTTCCCCTTCCCGCGGCCGCAGCCTCCTCCCGGCAGCttcagcccccccaaaccccggggtgggggggtgctccTGcagtttccccccacccccccaagctga
- the LOC128901185 gene encoding LOW QUALITY PROTEIN: Fc receptor-like protein 2 (The sequence of the model RefSeq protein was modified relative to this genomic sequence to represent the inferred CDS: deleted 11 bases in 8 codons) has protein sequence MRELFSVPELRLEGPAELPEGRPPGPGVSQHPTPCGPPTHLQHLFYRDGVVVGGPQASPQLRLPAAELAHSGSYSCEVRTEKGSVRKRSAPLALVVRRVPVSGVTLTAQPPTGQVAEGDWLVLLCSVATGTGPLSFSWHRQGSPVPLATGPRYELRPAKQRDSGHYHCTATNGDSAANSSSLGVTVLVPVAGVTIAMARRSPGWRRGEPLNLSCSVRRGTEPVAFTWLRDGRELGRGPVLALGPVGPAHAGTYKCLATNRLGSQRVFQALSPALALAVTQPGWGQRQQGTAVAAGLGASLLLLLLLLGAAVGWQLRRRAAARKSRGR, from the exons ATGAGAG AGCTCTTTTCCGTGCCGGAGCTGCGCCTGGAGGGCCCGGCCGAGCTCCCCGAGGGGAGACCCCCTGGCCCTGGGGTGTCACAGCAC CCAACCCCCTGCGGCCCCCCCACCCACCTCCAGCACCTCTTCTACCGGgac ggggtggtggtggggggaccCCAGGCCTCCCCCCAACTCCGGCTGCCGGCCGCCGAGCTGGCGCATTCCGGCAGCTACTCCTGCGAGGTGCGGACGGAGAAGGGCAGCGTGCGGAAACGCAGCGCCCCGCTCGCCCTCGTCGTACGCA GGGTCCCGGTCTCGGGGGTGACCCTGACAGCGCAG CCCCCCACGGGGCAAGTGGCCGAGGGCGACTGGCTGGTGCTGCTCTGCTCGGTGGCCACCGGGACG GGgcccctctccttctcctggcaCCGGCAG GGCTCGCCCGTGCCGCTGGCCACTGGCCCCCGCTACGAGCTCCGGCCCGCCAAGCAGCGGGACAGTGGCCACTACCACTGCACGGCCACCAACGGCGACTCCGCGGCCAACAGCTCCTCGCTGGGGGTCACCGTCCTGG TGCCGGTGGCCGGTGTCACCATCGCGATGGCGAGG AGGAGCCCCGGGTGGCGGCGGGGCGAGCCCCTCAACCTGAGCTGCTCGGTGCGG CGGGGCACGGAGCCGGTGGCCTTCACCTGGCTGCGGGACGGGCGGGAGCTGGGCCGGGGACCCGTCCTGGCCCTGGGGCCCGTGGGGCCGGCTCACGCCGGGACCTACAAGTGCTTGGCCACCAACCGCCTGGGCTCCCAGCGCGTCTTCCAGGCGCTCAGCCCCGCGCTGGCCCTGGCGGTGACGCAACCCGGCTGGGGACAACGGCAGCAGGGCACAG ccgtGGCCGCGGGGCTCGGCgcgtccctcctgctgctgctgctgctgctgggg gccgCCGTGGGCTGGCAACTCCGGCGCCGCGCAG CCGCCAGGAAGAGCCGGGGCAGGTGA
- the DCAF8 gene encoding DDB1- and CUL4-associated factor 8, which produces MSDKGSSMEGKTDIVNGSLSSSPEEMSAEEGRETSSGIEVEASDLSLSLTGDDVGPNRTSTESRDTDTESSGEEKDSDSMDDTGHYSINEENRALDRSHSEEEEEEEEEEEQRSHRRAQRKRANHDQDSSDDEQALEDWVSSETTALPQPRWQAVHALRERELGSSSRFVYEACGARVFVQRFRLQHGLEGHTGCVNTLHFNQRGTWLASGSDDLKVVVWDWVRRQPVLEFESGHKSNVFQAKFLPNSGDSTLAMCARDGQVRVAELSATQCCKNTKRVAQHKGASHKLALEPDSPCTFLSAGEDAVVFTIDLRQDRPASKLVVTKEKEKKVGLYTIYVNPANTYQFAVGGRDQFVRIYDQRKIDENENNGVLKKFCPHHLVNSESKANITCLVYSHDGSELLASYNDEDIYLFNSSHSDGAEYIKRYKGHRNNATVKGVNFYGPKSEFVVSGSDCGHIFLWEKSSCQIVQFMEGDKGGVVNCLEPHPHLPVLATSGLDHDVKIWAPTAENPTELAGLKEVIKKNKLERDEDSLHHTDMFDSHMLWFLMHHLRQRRHHRRRREPGAPDGDSDESPSSSDTSDDEEEGPDRVQCMPS; this is translated from the exons ATGTCGGATAAAGGGAGCAGCATGGAGGGGAAGACGGACATAGTGAATG GCAGCTTGTCCAGCAGCCCAGAGGAGATGTCAGCCGAGGAGGGCCGAGAAACCTCCTCCGGCATCGAGGTGGAGGCCTCCGACCTCAGCCTGAGCCTCACGGGGGACGACGTGGGGCCCAACCGCACCAGCACGGAGAGCCGGGATACGGACACGGAGAGCTCGGGGGAAGAGAAGGACTCTGACAGCATGGACGACACGGGCCACTACTCCATAAACGAGGAGAACCGGGCCCTCGACCGGTCGCattcagaggaggaagaggaggaggaggaagaggaggagcagcggTCCCACCGCCGTGCCCAGCGCAAGCGTGCCAACCACGACCAAGACTCCTCGGACGACGAGCAGGCCCTGGAGGACTGGGTGTCCTCGGAGACCAcggcgctgccccagccccgctggcagGCGGTCCATGCCCTCCGGGAAAGGGAGCTGGGCTCCAGCTCCCGCTTCGTCTACGAGGCCTGCGGGGCCAGGGTCTTTGTGCAACGCTTCCGCCTCCAGCACGGCCTGGAGGGACACACGGGCTGCGTCAACACCCTGCACTTTAACCAGCGCGGCACGTGGCTGGCCAGCGGCAGCGATGACCTCAAAGTGGTGGTGTGGGACTGGGTCAGGAGGCAGCCAGTGCTGGAGTTCGAGAGCGGCCATAAAAGCAACGTCTTCCAG GCCAAGTTCCTCCCCAACAGCGGCGACTCCACGCTGGCCATGTGTGCTCGGGACGGCCAGGTCCGGGTGGCCGAGCTCTCCGCCACCCAATGCTGCAAAAATACCAAGCGTGTGGCACAGCACAAAGGAGCTTCGCACAAG CTGGCCCTAGAACCGGATTCTCCATGCACTTTCCTATCGGCAGGTGAAGATGCTGTAGTCTTCACCATTGATCTGAGACAAGACCGGCCCGCCTC gaaactggttgtgacaaaagaaaaggagaagaaggtggGTCTGTACACCATCTACGTGAACCCAGCCAACACCTACCAGTTTGCTGTGGGAGGCAGAGATCAGTTTGTCAG GATTTACGACCAGCGGAAAATAGATGAGAATGAGAACAACGGCGTGCTAAAGAAGTTCTGCCCTCACCACTTG GTGAACAGCGAGTCCAAAGCCAACATCACCTGCCTGGTCTATAGCCACGACGGCTCGG AGCTGTTGGCCAGCTACAACGATGAAGACATTTATCTCTTCAACTCCTCGCACAGCGACGGAGCGGAGTACATCAAGAGATACAAGGGACATCGCAATAATGCCACCG tgaaaggcGTCAATTTTTACGGCCCCAAAAGCGAGTTTGTGGTGAGCGGCAGCGATTGCGGCCACATCTTCCTGTGGGAGAAATCGTCCTGCCAGATCGTGCAGTTCATGGAGGGCGACAAGGGAGGAGTG gtGAACTGCCTGGaaccccatccccacctccccgtCCTGGCCACCAGCGGCCTCGACCACGACGTCAAGATTTGGGCGCCCACGGCGGAGAATCCCACCGAGCTGGCCGGCCTCAAGGAG gtGATCAAGAAGAACAAGCTGGAGCGGGACGAGGACAGCCTCCACCACACCGACATGTTCGACAGCCACATGCTCTGGTTCCTCATGCACCACCTGCGACAGAGGCGCCATCACCGG cgCCGAAGAGAGCCGGGAGCGCCGGACGGCGACTCGGATGAGTCTCCCAGTTCCTCCGACACCTCGGACGACGAGGAAGAGGGGCCGGATCGGGTGCAGTGCATGCCctcctga
- the PEX19 gene encoding peroxisomal biogenesis factor 19, giving the protein MTSRRPDPPPPPQPPAPPSGAQPSPSAAAKEKFFQELFEGELAAQAAAEFEQAMQELAREEPHLVEQFQKLSEAAGRVGGDAASQQEFTSCLKETLSGLAKNATDLQSSSASEEELAKALEGLGLEEGDDGGVLPVMRSIMQSLLSKDVLYPSLKEITEKYPEWLRRHGQALPAEQYERYRAQHGVMGRICRQLEGERPGEGEEERRARFETLLDLMQQLQDLGHPPKELAGESPPGLNLELGGAAGGEQCRLM; this is encoded by the exons ATGACTTCGAGAAGGCCagacccgccgccccccccccagccgccaGCACCCCCCTCGGGGGCCCAGCCCtcgcccagcgccgccgccaaG GAGAAGTTCTTCCAGGAGCTCTTCGAGGGGGAGCTGGCGGCGCAGGCGGCGGCCGAGTTCGAGCAGGCCATGCAGGAGCTGGCGCGGGAGGAGCCCCACTTGGTGGAGCAGTTCCAGAAGCTCTCGGAAGCAGCCGGCAGAGTGG GCGGCGACGCGGCGTCGCAGCAGGAATTCACCTCCTGCCTGAAGGAGACGCTGAGCGGCTTGGCCAAGAACGCCACCGACCTGCAG AGCTCTTCGGCCTCGGAAGAGGAGCTGGCGAAGgcgctggaggggctggggctggaggagggcgaCGACGGCGGCGTCCTGCCCGTCATGCGCAGCATCATGCAGAGCCTGCTCTCCAAGGACGTGCTCTACCCCTCGCTCAAGGAGATCACCGAGAAG TACCCGGAGTGGCTGCGGCGGCACGGGCAGGCGCTGCCGGCGGAGCAGTACGAGCGGTACCGGGCGCAGCACGGCGTCATGGGCCGCATCTGCCGGCAGCTGGAGGGCGAGAGGCCGGGCGAGGGCGAGGAGGAGCGGCGGGCGCGCTTCGAGACCCTCCTCGACCTCATGCAGCAG ctgcaggacctgggcCACCCCCCCAAGGAGCTGGCGGGGGAGTCG ccccccggcctgaacctggagctggggggggcggcgggcggcgagcAGTGCCGCCTCATGTAG